Proteins from one Megalops cyprinoides isolate fMegCyp1 chromosome 11, fMegCyp1.pri, whole genome shotgun sequence genomic window:
- the LOC118786272 gene encoding probable ubiquitin carboxyl-terminal hydrolase FAF-X isoform X6 has translation MTATTRGSPVGGNDSQGQAPDGQSQPPLPQNQTSSPNSSNENSPVSPPDEQGQGDNPPQLEEEEPAFPHTDLAKLDDMINRPRWVVPVLPKGELEVLLEAAIDLSKKGLDVKCEACQRFFRDGLTISFTKILTDEAVSGWKFEIHRCIINNTHRLVELCVAKLSQDWFPLLELLAMAMNPHCKFHIYNGTRPSETVPAGVQLAEDELYARPPDPRSPKGWLVDLINKFGTLNGFQTLHDRFMSGQALNVQIIAALIKPFGQCYEFLTLHTVKKYFLPIIEMVPQFLENLTDEELKKEAKNEAKNDALSMIIKSLKNLASRVPGQEETVKNLEIFRLKMILRLLQISSFNGKMNALNEVNKVISSVSYYTHRHGNPEEEEWLTAERMAEWIQQNNILSIVLRDSLHQPQYVEKLEKILRFVIKEKALTLQDLDNIWAAQAGKHEAIVKNVHDLLAKLAWDFSPEQLDHLFDCFKASWTNASKKQREKLLELIRRLAEDDKDGVMAHKVLNLLWNLAHSDDVPVDIMDQALSAHIKILDYSCSQDRDTQKIQWIDRFIEELRTNDKWVIPALKQIREICSLFGEAPQNLSQTQRSPHVFYRHDLINQLQHNHALVTLVAENLSAYMESMRQFAKEHSEFDPQTVRVGSRYSHVQEVQERLNFLRFLLKDGQLWLCAPQAKQIWKCLAENAVFLCDREACFKWYSKLMGDEPDLDPDINKDFFENNVLQLDPSLLTENGMKCFERFFKAVNCREGKLVAKRRAYMMDDLELIGLDYLWRVVIQGSDDIASRAIDLLKEIYTNLGPKLQVNQVEIHEDFIQSCFDRLKASYDTLCVLDGDKDSINCARQEAIRMVRVLTVLREYINECDSDYHEERTILPMSRAFRGKHITLIVRFPNQGRQVDDLDIWSHTNDTIGSVRRCILTRIKANSAHTKIELFIGGEIVDPADDRKLIGQLNLKDKTLITAKLTQVSSNMPSSPDSSSDSSTGSPGNHGNHYSDGPNPEVESCLPGVIMSLHLRYISFLWQVADLGCNLNMPLLRDGARVLMKLMPPDNTTVENLRAICLDHAKLGENSLSPTLDSRFFGPSPSQVLYLTEVVYALLMPASGTLGEDASDFQYNFLKSGGLPLVLSMLTRNNFLPNADMETRRGAYLNALKIAKLLLTAVGFGHVKAVAEACQPVVEGTSPVSPINQATHDQALVLQNALQNIPNPSSECMLRNVAIRLAQQISDENFFQASKYIPDICVIRAVQKIVWASGCGSVQLVFSSNEEISKIYEKTNAGNEPDAEDEQVCCEALEVMTLCFALIPTALDTLSKEKAWQTFIIDLLLHCQSKSVRQMAQEQFFLMATRCCMGHRPLLFFITLLFTVLGSTAKERAKHAGDYFTLLRHLLNYAYNSNINLPNAEVLLNNEIDWLKRIRDEVKRTGETGVEETILEGHLGVTKELLAFQTPEKKYYIGCEKGGANLIKELIDDFIFPASNVYLQYMKSGEFPAEQAIPVCSSPATINAGFELLVALAVGCVRNLKQIVDTLTDMYYLGCEALTEWEYLPPVGPRPTKGFVGLKNAGATCYMNSVIQQLYMIPPIRNGILAIEGTGSDVDDDMSGDEKQDSESNVDPRDEVFSYHHQFEDKPSLSKSEDRKEYNIGVLRHLQVIFGHLAASRLQYYVPRGFWKQFRLWGEPVNLREQHDALEFFNSLVDSLDEALKALGHPAMLSKVLGGSFADQKICQGCPHRYECEESFTTLNVDIRNHQNLLDSMEQYVKGDLLEGANAYHCEKCNKKVDTVKRLLIKKLPPVLAIQLKRFDYDWERECAIKFNDYFEFPRELDMEPYTVAGVAKLEGDDVSPESQVIQNEQVESAGDAPESSRYRLAGVLVHSGQASGGHYYSYIVQRNSGDGERNRWYKFDDGDVTECKMDDDEEMKNQCFGGEYMGEVFDHMMKRMSYRRQKRWWNAYILFYERMDSTDKDSELVKYISELALTSKPHQVKMPAAIECSVRKQNVQFMHNRMQYSLEYFQFVKKLLTCNSVYLNPPPGQDHLLPEAEEIAMISIQLAARFLFSTGFHTKKIVRGPASDWYDALCILLRHSKNVRYWFAHNVLFAYTNRFSEYLLECPSAEVRGAFAKLIVFIAHFSLQDGPCPSPVASPGPSSQACDNLSLSDHLLRAVLNLLRREVSEHGRHLQQYFNLFVMYANLGVAEKTQLLKLSVPATFMLVALDEGPGPPIKYQYAELGKLYAVVSQLVRCCDVSSRMQSSINGNPPLPNPYGDPNLSQPIMPLQQLVAEILFVRTSYVKKIIEDCSNSEETIKLLRFSCWENPQFSSTVLSELLWQVAYSYTYELRPYLDLLLQILLIEDSWQTHRIHNVLKGIPDDRDGLFDTIQRSKNHYQKRAYQCIKCMVALFSNCSVAYQILQSNGDLKRKWTWAVEWLGDELERRPYTGNPQYTYNNWSPPVQSNETSNGYFLERSHSARMTLAKACELCPEEEPDDQEAPDDHDSSPPEDTTLYPHPPGTQFPQQNNHPHGQPYTGPAAQHMNNPQRPGPRAQENWEGTEEVAPAQTKE, from the exons ATGACAGCCACGACCCGTGGCTCTCCCGTGGGAGGCAATGACAGCCAGGGCCAGGCTCCGGACGGGCAGAgccagccccctctcccccagaaCCAG ACATCCTCCCCAAACTCCTCGAATGAGAACTCCCCGGTCAGCCCACCGGATGAGCAGGGTCAGGGCGACAACCCCCctcagctggaggaggaggagcctgcCTTCCCCCACACCGACCTGGCCAAGCTGGACGACATGATCAACCG ACCCCGCTGGGTTGTTCCAGTTTTGCCAAAGGGGGAATTAGAAGTTCTTCTTGAAGCTGCTATAGATCTTAGTAAAAAAG GACTTGATGTCAAGTGTGAAGCGTGCCAGAGGTTTTTCCGAGATGGCTTGACCATTTCCTTTACGAAAATCCTGACCGATGAGGCAGTGAGTGGCTGGAAGTTTGAGATTCAT AGGTGTATAATAAACAACACTCACCGCCTGGTAGAACTGTGTGTGGCCAAGCTCTCTCAGGATTGGTTCCCTCTTCTCGAGCTGCTTGCCATGGCCATGAACCCCCACTGCAAGTTCCATATCTACAATGGGACCCGCCCCTCCGAGACAGTGCCCGCCGGGGTGCAGCTGGCAGAGGACGAGCTCTACGCCCGCCCGCCCGATCCTCGCTCTCCCAAG GGTTGGCTGGTggatttaataaacaaatttgGCACATTAAACGGGTTTCAAACTCTGCACGATCGCTTCATGAGTGGCCAGGCACTGAACGTCCAGATCATTGCAGCGCTCATCAA gccaTTTGGGCAGTGTTACGAGTTTCTAACGTTGCACACAGTAAAGAAGTACTTCCTTCCCATTATTGAAATGGTTCCCCAGTTTCTAGAAAACCTCACAGATGAGGAGTTGAAAAAGGAGGCCAAGAATGAAGCCAAAAACGACGCGCTGTCAATGATAATCAAATCGTTGAAGAACCTCGCTTCACGGGTACCGGGGCAAGAGGAAACAGTGAAAAACTTAGAAATTTTTAGGTTAAAAATGATTCTTAG GTTATTGCAAATTTCTTCTTTTAACGGAAAAATGAATGCACTAAATGAAGTAAACAAGGTTATTTCAAGCGTTTCCTACTACACCCACCGGCACGGCAATCCCGAGGAAGAGGAATGGCTGACCGCCGAGCGCATGGCG GAGTGGATCCAGCAGAATAACATCCTGTCCATCGTGCTGAGGGACAGCCTCCACCAGCCGCAGTACGTGGAGAAACTGGAGAAGATCCTCCGCTTTGTCATCAAGGAGAAGGCCCTGACGCTGCAGGACCTGGACAACATCTGGGCAGCCCAG GCTGGGAAGCATGAAGCGATTGTGAAGAACGTGCATGATCTCCTAGCGAAGCTGGCATGGGATTTTTCCCCTGAGCAGCTTGACCATCTCTTTGACTGTTTCAAG GCAAGCTGGACAAATGCGAGTAAAAAGCAGAGGGAGAAGCTGTTGGAACTGATCCGCCGCCTGGCGGAGGATGACAAGGACGGGGTGATGGCCCACAAGGTGCTGAACCTGCTGTGGAACCTGGCCCACAGCGACGACGTCCCTGTGGACATCATGGACCAGGCCCTCAGCGCGCACATCAAGATCCTGGACTACAGCTGCTCACAG gaCCGAGACACACAGAAGATCCAGTGGATAGACCGCTTCATTGAAGAGCTGCGAACTAACGATAAATGGGTGATTCCTGCACTAAAGCAAATCCGAGAGATCTGCAGCCTATTCGGAGAAGCGCCTCAGAATCTAAG TCAGACGCAGCGCAGCCCACACGTGTTCTACCGCCACGACCTGATAAACCAACTGCAGCACAACCACGCGCTCGTCACCCTGGTGGCCGAGAACCTGTCGGCCTACATGGAGAGCATGAGGCAGTTCGCCAAAG AGCACTCAGAGTTTGACCCGCAGACGGTGCGGGTCGGCAGCCGTTACAGCCACGTCCAGGAGGTGCAGGAGAGACTCAACTTCCTGAG GTTCCTGCTGAAGGACGGCCAGCTCTGGCTGTGTGCGCCTCAGGCCAAGCAGATCTGGAAGTGTCTGGCAGAAAACGCCGTGTTCCTGTGCGACCGCGAGGCCTGCTTCAAGTGGTACTCCAAGCTGATGGGGGACGAGCCAGACCTCGACCCTGACATCAACAAGGACTTCTTCGAGAACAACGTCCTGCAGCTGGATCCCTCGCTTCTCACCGAAAACGGCATGAAGTGCTTCGAGCGCTTCTTCAAAGCCGTCAACTGCAGGGAAGGCAAGCTGGTGGCCAAGCGGAGGGCGTACATGATGGATGACCTGGAGTTGATAGGGCTTGATTACCTCTGGAGG GTTGTGATTCAAGGAAGTGATGACATTGCCAGTCGAGCAATAGACTTACTAAAAGAGATTTACACAAACCTCGGACCAAAATTACAAGTCAATCAG GTAGAGATTCATGAAGACTTCATCCAGTCTTGCTTTGACCGGTTGAAAGCCTCATACGACACCCTGTGCGTGTTAGATGGGGACAAAGACAGCATTAACTGTGCCAGGCAGGAGGCCATCCGCATGGTGAGGGTGCTGACCGTGCTCCGGGAGTACATCAACGAGTGCGACAGCGACTACCATGAGGAGAGGACTATCCTGCCCATGTCGAG AGCGTTTCGAGGCAAGCACATCACCCTCATCGTGCGCTTCCCCAACCAAGGCCGCCAGGTGGATGACCTGGACATCTGGTCCCACACCAACGACACAATCGGGTCGGTGCGGCGCTGCATTCTGACGAGAATAAAGGCCAACAGCGCGCACACCAAGATCGAGCTCTTCATCGGAGGCGAAATCGTCGACCCCGCCGATGACAGGAAATTGATTGGACAGCTCAACCTGAAAGACAAAACC cTGATTACAGCAAAGCTCACCCAGGTCAGCTCCAATATGCCTTCAAGCCCCGATAGCTCTTCCGATTCTTCCACCGGGTCACCTGGGAATCATGGAAACCACTACAGCGACGGACCCAATCCTGAAGTAGAAAGCTGTCTTCCGGGAGTG ATAATGTCACTGCACCTGCGCTACATCTCCTTCCTGTGGCAAGTGGCAGACCTGGGCTGTAACCTGAACATGCCCCTCCTCCGAGACGGAGCCCGCGTCCTCATGAAGCTCATGCCCCCTG ATAACACTACAGTAGAAAACCTGCGAGCCATCTGTCTGGACCATGCCAAGCTTGGAGAGAACAGCCTCAGCCCCACCCTGGACTCCCGCTTCTTCGGCCCGTCGCCCTCCCAAGTGCTCTACCTGACTGAG GTGGTGTACGCCTTGCTCATGCCTGCCAGCGGCACCCTGGGAGAGGACGCCAGCGACTTCCAGTACAACTTCTTAAAGAGCGGCGGCCTGCCCCTcgttctgagcatgctcaccAGAAATAACTTCCTGCCCAACGCTGACATGGAGACGAGACGGGGTGCCTATCTCAACGCTCTAAAAATAGCCAAATTGTTACTAACAGCAGTTGGCTTTGGCCATGTGAAGGCTGTGGCGGAGGCCTGCCAGCCGGTGGTGGAAGGCACGAGTCCTGTGTCACCA ATAAACCAAGCCACTCACGACCAGGCCTTAGTTCTTCAGAATGCTCTCCAGAACATTCCCAACCCGTCGTCCGAATGCATGCTGCGCAACGTGGCCATCCGACTGGCCCAGCAGATCTCCGACGAG AACTTCTTCCAGGCGTCCAAGTATATCCCAGATATCTGTGTGATCAGGGCAGTGCAGAAGATTGTCTGGGCGTCTGGCTGTGGCTCTGTGCAGCTGGTCTTTAGCTCCAATGAAGAGATCAGCAAGATATACGAGAAG ACTAACGCAGGGAACGAGCCAGACGCCGAGGATGAGCAAGTGTGCTGCGAGGCTCTGGAGGTCATGACCCTCTGCTTCGCCCTCATCCCCACAGCTCTGGATACACTTAGCAAAGAGAAGGCCTGGCAGACCTTCATCATTGACCTGCTGCTACACTGCCAGAGCAA GTCTGTTCGACAGATGGCCCAGGAGCAGTTCTTTCTCATGGCCACCAGGTGTTGCATGGGGCATAGGCCCCTCCTGTTCTTCATCACCCTCCTCTTCACAGTTTTAGGT aGCACTGCAAAGGAGAGAGCCAAGCATGCTGGGGACTACTTCACCTTGTTAAGGCACTTACTCAACTACGCATACAACAGCAACATCAACTTACCCAATGCTGAGGTTCTGCTCAACAACGAGATTGATTGGTTAAAAAGAATCAGG GATGAAGTGAAAAGGACAGGAGAGACCGGGGTGGAGGAGACCATTCTGGAGGGGCATCTCGGGGTCACCAAGGAGCTGCTGGCATTTCAGACTCCTGAGAAGAAGTACTACATCGGCTGCGAGAAGGGTGGAGCCAACCTCATCAAG GAGCTGATCGATGACTTCATCTTCCCCGCCTCCAACGTGTACCTGCAGTACATGAAGAGCGGCGAGTTCCCCGCCGAGCAGGCCATCCCCGTCTGCAGCAGCCCCGCCACCATCAACGCCGGCTTCGAGCTGCTCGTCGCGCTGGCCGTCGGCTGCGTGCGCAACCTCAAGCAGATCGTCGACACGCTGACCGACATGTACTACTTAG GTTGTGAAGCACTTACGGAATGGGAGTACTTGCCGCCGGTGGGGCCGCGGCCCACCAAAGGCTTCGTGGGGCTGAAGAACGCGGGGGCTACCTGCTACATGAACTCGGTCATCCAGCAGCTGTACATGATCCCGCCCATCAGGAACGGCATCCTGGCCATCGAGGGCACGGGCAGCGACGTGGACGACGACATGTCCGGGGACGAGAAGCAGGACAGCGAG AGCAATGTGGATCCTCGGGACGAGGTGTTCAGCTATCACCATCAGTTTGAGGATAAGCCGTCCCTCAGCAAGTCGGAGGACAGAAAGGAGTACAACATCGGGGTGCTTCGCCACCTGCAGGTCATCTTTGGACACCTGGCCGCCTCCAGACTGCAGTACTATGTGCCTCGTGGGTTCTGGAAGCAGTTCCG GTTGTGGGGGGAGCCAGTCAATCTGAGGGAGCAGCACGATGCTCTGGAGTTCTTCAACTCCCTGGTGGACAGTCTGGATGAGGCTCTGAAAGCACTGGGCCACCCGGCCATGCTTAGCAAGGTCCTTGGGGGGTCCTTCGCTGACCAGAAGATCTGTCAGGGTTGTCCTCACAG gtaTGAATGTGAGGAATCCTTCACAACGCTGAACGTAGATATTAGAAACCACCAGAACCTCCTGGATTCAATGGAGCAATATGTCAAGGGAGACCTGCTGGAGGGTGCCAATGCCTACCACTGTGAAAAATGCAACAAGAAG GTGGACACGGTGAAGCGGCTTCTCATCAAGAAGCTGCCGCCGGTGCTGGCCATCCAGCTGAAGCGCTTCGACTACGACTGGGAGCGGGAGTGCGCCATCAAGTTCAACGACTACTTCGAGTTCCCGCGTGAGCTGGACATGGAGCCCTACACGGTGGCGGGCGTGGCCAAGCTGGAGGGCGACGACGTCAGCCCCGAGAGCCAGGTGATCCAGAACGAGCAGGTGGAGAGCGCAGGCGACGCCCCCGAGAGCTCGCGCTACCGGCTGGCGGGCGTGCTGGTGCACAGCGGCCAGGCCAGCGGCGGCCACTACTACTCCTACATCGTCCAGAGGAACAGCGGCGACGGCGAGCGCAACCGCTGGTACAAGTTCGACGACGGCGACGTCACCGAGTGCAAGATGGACGACGACGAGGAGATGAAGAACCAGTGCTTCGGCGGCGAGTACATGGGCGAGGTCTTCGACCACATGATGAAGCGCATGTCCTACCGGCGGCAGAAGCGCTGGTGGAACGCCTACATCCTCTTCTACGAGCGCATGGACTCCACCGACAAGGACAGCGAGCTGGTCAAGTACATCTCAGAGCTGGCGCTCACCAGCAAGCCGCACCAGGTCAAGATGCCGGCGGCCATCGAGTGCAGCGTGCGCAAGCAGAACGTCCAGTTCATGCACAACCGCATGCAGTACAGCCTGGAATATTTCCAGTTTGTAAAGAAACTTCTGACCTGTAACAGTGTCTATTTAAACCCCCCTCCTG GACAAGATCATCTTTTGCCCGAAGCAGAAGAAATAGCTATGATAAGTATTCAGCTTGCTGCTAGATTCCTGTTTAGCACAGGAttccacacaaagaaaatagtCCGTGGCCCAGCCAGTGACTG GTATGATGCTCTCTGCATCCTCCTTCGCCACAGTAAGAATGTACGCTACTGGTTTGCACACAACGTCCTCTTCGCCTACACCAACCGCTTCTCCGAGTACCTGCTGGAGTGCCCCAGCGCGGAGGTGAGGGGTGCCTTCGCCAAGCTCATCGTCTTCATCGCACACTTCTCCCTGCAAGATGGACCCTGCCCTTCACCGGTTGCCTCTCCAGGACCTTCCAGTCAG GCCTGTGACAATTTGAGCCTAAGTGACCACCTGCTGAGAGCGGTGCTGAACCTGCTCCGGAGGGAGGTGTCTGAGCACGGGCGTCACCTCCAGCAGTACTTCAACCTGTTCGTCATGTACGCCAACCTGG GCGTGGCGGAGAAGACGCAGCTGCTGAAGCTGAGTGTGCCTGCCACCTTCATGCTGGTGGCCCTGGACGAGGGCCCCGGACCCCCCATCAAGTACCAGTACGCTGAGCTGGGCAAGCTGTACGCTGTGGTGTCTCAGCTGGTGCGCTGTTGCGATGTATCATCGCGCATGCAGTCTTCGATTAACG GTAATCCGCCTCTTCCAAACCCGTACGGCGACCCCAACCTGTCGCAGCCCATCATgcccctgcagcagctggtggcGGAGATCCTGTTCGTGCGCACCAGCTACGTGAAGAAGATCATCGAGGACTGCAGCAACTCGGAGGAGACCATCAAGCTGCTGCGCTTCAGCTGCTGGGAGAACCCGCAGTTCTCCTCCACCGTGCTGAGCGAGCTGCTGTGGCAG GTGGCATACTCCTACACGTATGAGCTCAGGCCTTACCTGGATTTGCTGCTGCAGATCTTGCTTATCGAGGACTCCTGGCAGACTCACAG GATCCACAACGTGTTGAAGGGCATCCCTGATGACAGAGACGGCTTGTTTGATACCATCCAGCGCTCCAAAAACCACTATCAGAAGAGAGCATACCAGTGTATTAAGTGCATGGTGGCACTTTTCAGCAACTGCTCAGTGGCCTACCAGATCCTTCAG AGCAACGGGGACCTGAAGAGGAAGTGGACGTGGGCGGTGGAGTGGCTGGGGGACGAGCTGGAGCGCAGGCCCTACACAGGGAACCCCCAGTACACCTACAACAACTGGTCCCCGCCGGTGCAGAGCAACGAGACGTCCAACGGCTACTTCCTGGAGCGCTCCCACAGCGCCAGGATGACCCTGGCCAAGGCCTGCGAGCTGTGTCCCGAGGAG